A stretch of DNA from Desmonostoc muscorum LEGE 12446:
CTCCTTAACCTGTCCGCTTTTTATCCACCACAGCATAATAAGTTTTTCTTTCTGGTTTCCTAAGTTAGCTGTTTGTAGACGTTTTTTAAGTTCTTCTTCGCTCTCTGCGATTTCAATCTTAAAAGGGCGGCTCATGGTTATTTTAATTTATCAAGTTTGTTTTCTCTATTATATGCAGCTTCATATAAAATTGGTATAACGCATATACTGTTGCATACTCTACTTCCAGCCCCTGTTCTTTTTTTAACCACTCCACTATTGCACCATAGCTACTAAAGCCTTTTCCTGTTTTTAACTCCTCTGTTAGTGCCGCGATCGCTACCTCATCAATTTTTCGTTTTGCTCCCGGAGCTTTTTTAATTTCTAATAATTCATCTAGTCCACCGACTCTATATCTTTGTAACCACCTTGTGACAGTTGATGTATCTAGAGCCAAGCGTTTTCCAATTTCTTGCTGTTCATGAACCTGCCCGTTTTTTATCCACCACAGCATCATCAGTTTTTCTTTCTGGTTTCCTACGTTGGCTGTTTGTAGACGTTTCTTTAGTTCTGCTTCGCTTTCTGCAATTTCAATCTTAAAAGGGCGGCTCATGCTTATTTTTATTTATCCAGTTTATTCACTCTATTATATGCAGCTTCATATAAAATTGGTATTAGTGAGATATAAATTAGGAGCAAAACTCAAAGTACCACGTCCGCAAAGCCATAAGCAGGATGAGAAGTTAGTATCTGAGTTTAAAAAAAACTCGGTATCATTATCGAGAGGCTAGAAAAACATCTAGCACCAGGAAAGTGTATTCATTATCTGTGTCAGGATGAAACCAGGGTGGGATTAAAAACTTTAACGGGAAAAGTAATTACGGCCCCTGGAGTCAAACCAACTGTAGCGGTGAAATGGGAAAGAGAAAATTTTTGGATTTATGGTGCAATTGAACCATTAACAGGACAACATTTTCAGCAAGAATACCCGCAGCTCAATGGTGACTATTTTCAACAGTTTTTAGACTGGTTATCGCAACAATTAGGTTCAGATTATGCAATTTTACAAATAGACCAAGCTCCTGCTCATATCAGTAGTGCGATTAATTGGCCTGAAAATATTATTCCCCTGCTGCAACCACCTCATGCTCCTGAGCTTAATCCCATTGAAAGGCTGTGGCAGTTTCTCAAAAAATCTCTCAAGAATGAACTGTTTTCTGACTTGCAAGACTTACGCACTCGCCTACAACAATTGTTCGAGCAATTAACATCTGAA
This window harbors:
- a CDS encoding helix-turn-helix domain-containing protein → MSRPFKIEIAESEAELKKRLQTANVGNQKEKLMMLWWIKNGQVHEQQEIGKRLALDTSTVTRWLQRYRVGGLDELLEIKKAPGAKRKIDEVAIAALTEELKTGKGFSSYGAIVEWLKKEQGLEVEYATVYALYQFYMKLHIIEKTNLIN
- a CDS encoding IS630 family transposase, with the translated sequence MERLEKHLAPGKCIHYLCQDETRVGLKTLTGKVITAPGVKPTVAVKWERENFWIYGAIEPLTGQHFQQEYPQLNGDYFQQFLDWLSQQLGSDYAILQIDQAPAHISSAINWPENIIPLLQPPHAPELNPIERLWQFLKKSLKNELFSDLQDLRTRLQQLFEQLTSEQVISISSYNFILEALFYAASY